In a genomic window of Halobiforma lacisalsi AJ5:
- a CDS encoding HalOD1 output domain-containing protein, whose product MRNGESPSITVVRAIAIREGVDPVELDPPLHEVVDSSPSTVCPRRTAARATTLRSSLRTTPTGFA is encoded by the coding sequence ATGCGGAACGGGGAGTCACCGAGCATCACCGTCGTTCGAGCGATCGCAATCCGAGAGGGCGTCGATCCCGTCGAACTGGACCCGCCGCTGCACGAAGTCGTCGACTCAAGCCCCTCGACTGTCTGTCCCAGGAGAACGGCCGCTCGAGCGACCACCTTGCGCTCGAGTTTACGTACGACTCCTACCGGGTTCGCGTAA
- a CDS encoding 2Fe-2S iron-sulfur cluster-binding protein, translated as MAEGIPVRVITGSEGGETTIRVEPGANLRESLLEHGLPVYGTVSQYANCGGRGLCSTCTVEVDPAPEPTHWHDAAAVRFGYPRLSCCITVEGPMTVRLLDKHVWGQVLPRQVAPDES; from the coding sequence ATGGCGGAGGGAATTCCGGTGCGGGTCATCACCGGAAGCGAGGGCGGGGAAACCACCATCCGGGTCGAACCCGGTGCCAATCTCCGGGAGTCGTTACTCGAGCACGGTTTGCCGGTCTACGGCACGGTGTCACAGTACGCGAACTGCGGCGGGCGGGGATTGTGTTCGACCTGTACCGTCGAAGTCGATCCCGCGCCGGAGCCGACACACTGGCACGACGCGGCAGCGGTTCGGTTCGGCTATCCCCGGCTCTCGTGTTGTATCACGGTCGAGGGGCCGATGACGGTCAGACTCCTGGACAAGCACGTCTGGGGCCAAGTCCTTCCGCGCCAGGTGGCTCCGGACGAATCCTGA
- the trmY gene encoding tRNA (pseudouridine(54)-N(1))-methyltransferase TrmY, which produces MRQFVLIGHEVPTEPDFSLDDLASGAGRLDALCRSITAAFVTSHGIREDVRVHLIAQDELTITFDGSDLRRLNPDERSTAALVRKALEHRDEAIGALPAEPSPGIEVYRRGFAETLEEVADGAVVQLHEDGTPIVDADGGEEDGAPSLLETDPVFVLSDHRDFTAEERSLLEEAVDLRIRLGPEVLHADQAVTVVHHYLDTAGYERF; this is translated from the coding sequence ATGCGACAGTTCGTACTCATCGGCCACGAGGTGCCGACCGAGCCCGACTTCTCGCTCGACGACCTCGCCAGCGGCGCGGGTCGACTCGACGCGCTGTGTCGCTCGATCACCGCCGCCTTCGTCACCTCTCACGGGATCCGCGAGGACGTCCGCGTCCACCTGATCGCCCAGGACGAACTCACGATCACCTTCGACGGGAGCGACCTCCGGCGGCTCAACCCCGACGAACGAAGCACCGCCGCGCTCGTCCGCAAGGCCCTCGAGCACCGCGACGAGGCCATCGGCGCGCTCCCCGCGGAGCCGAGCCCCGGGATCGAGGTCTACCGCCGCGGGTTCGCGGAGACGCTCGAGGAGGTCGCCGACGGCGCGGTCGTCCAGTTGCACGAGGACGGGACGCCGATCGTCGACGCGGACGGTGGCGAAGAGGACGGGGCGCCTTCGCTGCTCGAGACCGATCCGGTTTTCGTCCTCTCGGATCACCGGGATTTCACCGCCGAGGAGCGGTCGCTGCTCGAGGAGGCGGTGGATCTGCGGATCCGACTGGGTCCCGAAGTCCTGCACGCCGATCAGGCCGTTACCGTCGTCCACCATTATCTGGATACGGCGGGTTACGAGCGATTCTGA
- a CDS encoding metal-dependent hydrolase → MWPWGHLAVAYLLYAGYARRRLDSPPLAVPALAVALGSQFPDLIDKPLAWSIGVLPGGRTLTHSLLVAAVLLPPVVRLAARLQRRGVGVAFAVGYLSHLAADVPPAVLTGEFAGARFLLWPLLEAPPEDPVGGLLDAVLHYYEMGIYETVQFVLLAAAIFVWYRDGTPGLEYPRRLLAGASERWRAERPR, encoded by the coding sequence ATGTGGCCCTGGGGACACCTCGCCGTCGCCTACCTGCTCTATGCGGGATACGCACGTCGACGGTTGGATAGCCCGCCGCTTGCGGTCCCCGCTCTCGCGGTCGCCCTCGGCTCACAGTTCCCCGACCTGATCGACAAACCTCTCGCCTGGAGTATCGGCGTGCTTCCCGGCGGTCGGACGCTGACTCACTCGTTGCTGGTCGCCGCGGTCCTGTTGCCGCCCGTCGTCCGACTCGCCGCGCGCCTGCAGCGCCGTGGGGTCGGCGTCGCGTTCGCCGTCGGCTACCTCTCGCATCTCGCCGCCGACGTTCCGCCCGCGGTCCTGACCGGCGAGTTCGCCGGCGCGCGATTCCTCCTCTGGCCGCTGCTCGAGGCCCCGCCGGAGGACCCGGTCGGCGGCCTCCTCGACGCCGTGTTGCACTACTACGAGATGGGGATCTACGAAACGGTCCAGTTCGTCCTGTTGGCCGCGGCTATCTTCGTCTGGTATCGCGACGGGACGCCCGGCCTCGAGTACCCGCGTCGGCTGCTCGCGGGTGCCAGCGAGCGGTGGCGGGCCGAGCGACCCCGGTGA
- a CDS encoding HVO_A0556 family zinc finger protein produces the protein MAKSGSSGSVETGTEPVDHGHDTAAVDSDERKLMATLEGRSCPHCEGDGTLERGEYKGNAAVVCDGCETPRVQVWSPSGDD, from the coding sequence ATGGCGAAATCTGGGTCTTCAGGGTCCGTCGAGACGGGTACGGAACCCGTCGATCACGGGCACGATACCGCTGCCGTCGATAGCGACGAACGAAAACTCATGGCGACCCTCGAGGGGCGGTCCTGCCCGCATTGCGAGGGGGACGGCACCCTCGAGCGCGGTGAGTACAAGGGGAACGCGGCCGTCGTCTGTGACGGGTGCGAGACGCCGCGGGTACAGGTGTGGTCTCCGTCCGGCGACGACTGA
- a CDS encoding DUF7511 domain-containing protein, which yields MSHENDTNADSGYDASPTADASGDDALPRGSGRASPPDTSSAGTERDAALEAGFELDHVTVENDNAPDECAVFPRAASEEELMTNWIAAHEGAFVDLESMR from the coding sequence ATGTCACACGAAAACGACACGAACGCCGATTCCGGCTACGATGCCAGCCCGACCGCCGACGCGAGCGGTGACGACGCACTGCCACGCGGCTCGGGACGGGCGTCGCCCCCTGACACGTCCTCCGCAGGGACCGAGCGCGACGCGGCGCTCGAGGCCGGGTTCGAACTGGACCACGTCACCGTCGAGAACGACAACGCCCCCGACGAGTGCGCCGTCTTCCCCCGGGCGGCGTCGGAAGAGGAACTGATGACAAACTGGATCGCCGCCCACGAGGGCGCGTTCGTCGACCTCGAATCCATGCGATAA